The Epinephelus fuscoguttatus linkage group LG19, E.fuscoguttatus.final_Chr_v1 genome contains the following window.
ggagcaaaagcaaaaccagTGCCTAATAGAGTTAGTAATAGAGTTCATCTGTAAATACCACGGTTATCATCACTATCGGTATATTGCAACACCCCTATAATCTTGTAATCTAGCATGATTAAAATATTAGAATTTAAAAGAGATTTCAGTACCATTCGAGCAATCTTCAGATCCTCTCTGAGAGAACGAGCTTCCTGCCTGAGAAACTGCATTTCGGCCTCCCTCGCCCGTAGAATCACCTGAAATATAAAGTACATCAATAAAATATGGTAAAATACATGTTACAGTTCTTCAGTAATTTACACATGAGGTATAGTAAAGAAGACAGGATTATGTGTGCAAACAGTTACTATGTGTTATCATTACTCTAAATAAAACTGGATTAATCATAGAAATAAATACTGAACAAATTGACAGAACAGTAACTCAAGCTACAGGTCAatttttctgaaaaacacaaatatatgtgAACCACTTCGACcataacaaacaaataaaaactctTGTTGCCAGTTAAATACATTGGCACCATCACTACTTTGTGCTTTGGTTTGACAAAGATAAAGGTTAAACTCTCTGTTTTCTGGACACTCACCTCCATCTCATAGAAGTCGTTCACTTGAGGAGCAACATGCGACTGTTTCCCATTTAGTGAGAAATGTAGCTGAGACATCTCATCTGTTTCTCTCTTGAAGGGATGACAGGGGACAAAGGGTAAGAAGATACGTTTTTATAAATGTCTTTAGAAATACACATACATTGTTTATGCTATTGAGATGTGGCTCTATGTAAACTTAATACATGTGAAGAAAACTTGGCTACCTATGTGCAAACAAAATGTTAATACCTGCTTGTTTTTGAGCTCCTGGTTTTCTTTTTGGTACTGCATCAAGGACTGCCTCTCATCGTGCAGCTCCTGGCTCAGCTGAGAGTTTTCCAGGCATTTTTGAGTGTGCTGCACCGACAACGCCTCGAGCTCCTTATGCATCAACTGGAGCTCCTTCCTGCAGTGGTAAAGCAAGGGCATGATGGTGTGCAATAACGTGAGCAGAGTTTGAGATAGATATTTAGTTAAAATACTATTAATAGCAAGAGGAATTGGGGGGGAAAAGCTCCCAGACACAGGTCCAGTGGATAGTGATTGCACAGCTGGTAGAAAAATAGGAAGATTGACACTGCTGTCAAGTGTATCTCccaaacagttttttttcctttgcacTGTgcaaagtgttggagatattggccatagagatgtctgccttctctacaaTATAAATCCTTAAGATAATCAATAGGCCttgttttgagcagtttcatgtaggaactattttctctctaagGAATACACctaccaactgtatcaccatgcagaaggaagtgtgcatctactgctggcccacctagcaccactaaggtaacgttacaggtcagctgaggaggaggccattaatgtttaagtctgtcatgagcatgagcctctcgtccatgagtagatgcacgcttccttctgtacGGTGATAAGTTggtggtagaaagaaaacagttcctaaatgaaactgctcaaaacaatgtctgtggattattttaagtAACCGGGTCAcgatttctggaaaaagacatagCTGTTGAGTTTGTTACTGCTTTGAACACCACTCacttagtgccatctagtttcatgatatttgagagaaggcagacatctcaatggccgatatctccaacactctgcaactcacaccaaaacaatctagactgataactagtgctacaggtaagaggtaaatgcgaatttttgattttggggtgaactgtctctaaGATGCTTCAGTTTTGATCCTTCAGTAGACTGACATGTGAGCCGTGACTATACCAGGAAAATCCCAGTATCCTATGCATGGTTTGTAAATACAAGTACAATGTGAGTGTATATTTTAAATCTATCTTGAATAAGACacgaataaatgaaaaaaaaaatctactgtCACTCCTGCCAAAATTCTACACTCACCTCATACCATGTACAATATATTGAGAAACCAGTTTACTGTATAAGGTCAGAATATAATCCATTACAACAACCATGCAATAAATGCTGCAGTAACAGAGTGGCATGTATACAGCTGTCTGTCAGTAGCAGCCttttcaaaaaacaaatgcagttAAGGGACCAGTGGTCACTCACTCATATTCGATTTGCAGTTTTGTGATGTCAGCGCTCTCCTTGATGTGCTGAGACTGTCGGCTTTTCTCTAGCTCCTGTTTATGGGCTCTCCTCATCGCTACAATGGCTGTAGAAAGATGTGACAACTTGTATCAATTTTAACACATTACAACTtctaaaaaaaatccccataacaaaaaataaatacgtCAAAGAGTTTTTATTGACTTAACAGGGCTGCAGtgcttttattgtttgtatGATCTCTTGCTGAAAGAGGTTTACCTGCCACTGTGGCAGCTGTCTCTTCCTGCAGCAGCTtgtctttctccttcagcagtgTTGCCACCTctgtctgatgctgctgttgtaaGTCACCTATCAGCTGCCTGTGCATTTCCTCCATAGCAGTGAAACTCTGATCACAGGATACCTGTTATAgaattataaaaatgtttccACTCAAAATCAATAACTACGTACTTAAAATGtgtcattctgaggtaacaaaaacacaatgaaaaagaaaacatatgtaTTATACtacatttcatttctgccaatatatccccctaaatcctacacactggacctttaaataaacCAAGTATCTGATAAAGAAATAAGGTTTTGTTACCTCAAGTTTTTCTAGATCTTTCTGGTATTCCCCTCTCATGGCTACTGCTCTACCTTCCAGCATTGTTTTCCTCTCCATCACAGTCTGGTCTGGTAGGGAGGAGGTATGATCACTGAAAGCAGATGCCTCTGTGTGGGTTTTGCTCTGTTTCTCTTTGGAAGACTTGGTATAGTAACCATGCAAgtgtttcatctcttcttcatgTATCTGTTGTAGCTCCCTTATCTTCTCCTGAAACTCTGTCTCCAGTTTTTTTATCCGCTCCTCATGATAATCCTCGATTTTCCTTATGTCTTCCAGGAGTCTCTGGTttccagtctctgcagataTTATCTTTTGCTCAGCACACTCCAGCTCCTCTCTTAAAGCACTGTTGTCCTCCTGAAGCTGACATAAAGTATGATTGAAAGCCGCCTGCTCATCCTTCAAAGTGATATCCTGCTCTTTGCACAAAGCTTGCAGTTTGTCCTTTAACACCtcgctttgctgctgctgtaaatccGAGTGCAGCCTGtctgacaaataaatgaacTTTGCCTGCTCCTGCATCCAGTTTAAATCAGCTGCAGAGGCATTTTCCCAGTTATCATCCACACTGAACTCTGCTCCATTGTCATTAGAAATCTCTTGGCAGAGTTGGCGTAAGAATTCAGCCCTTTTTTGCAGCCGGGATACAAGTCTCTCTAACCACTCTGGTGCCTTCTCTGCCTCGACCTTTTGGACTTCAGATTCATCCTTTTCAACTGGTTTTGCAGCTCCCTCTAAACTTCTGCCCTGTCCCACCTGCTCCTTATAAGGAGCCAACTCTGGGGGGTTGATGTCTGCCAAACTCTTCCTTTGATCCTCCATGTCCTGATTATTTACTTGAGTCATGCTCTCATACTGCTGCTGAAACTTTAAGGCCCTATAAATAAGCTCTGCTTCAGCACAGACTCTACTGATGACACTCTCTAAAGACCCATTGTTATCACATTCTGCTCTTCCAGACTGagtccttttttctgtttttaaggcTATTCTTTGGGAGATTATGCTCTTGTACCTGTGTGCCAAACCCCCCTCATCCTCTCTTGGTGCTAAGAACAGTTGCCCAGGTTGACTCTGAAGGACAGACACCATTTTTTCTACAACAAATACTTCCCTCATTAAACACCTCCCAACACTTCCAATGTTGTCCTCTGAGTGTACAGTATTAGTGAGTTTACTCTCAGCACTAGTGTTGCTCTCAGCTCCAGCTAATACCTCATCGTTGAGGATCTTGTTCTCTCCTTTGCTGGCGTTGTGTGATTCACGCTGCTGTTTCTCTGCATCTTTCTCTCCTTGCTGAAGGCACGCAGCAACGGTGGCCAGTTGCCTCTCAAAGTCTGTAATATTAATGGGCTTAGCTTGCAGCCTCTCTCTGCAGGCTTGCACGATATTCAGTGCGACCTGAAACCTACCGACCAACATCCTGCAGCGGTTCTCTGTCTCCTGGGCAAAGTGCTGGCTCTGCTTGGCCTGACTGTGAAGCATCAGACTGAGGTGCTGAGCAGTGGCTCTGCTCCGAGTGAGCTGGGAGCAAAGGTGGGGGTCCTGGCAGCTGATGTGGCTATGGTGCTCCTCCAGTCTTTGCATGATATCCCTTAGCTTCTCTTCTGTTGCATAAAGCTTTGTTTCAAGCGTATGGATCACAGACATAAATCTTTCTGGGTCATCTCCTGCATGTTCAACTGCATTTGAGCTGTTAGACAATTGGTCTCCTGCCTTTGGCCCTGAGGATCCATCCCTCAGCTTAGAAGATGCACAGATGCAACTTCTCAATACGTTGTTCAGCCTCACTTCTGTCTCCTCCAAACTGTTACCTAAGACTTCCATCTTCAGCAAAACCTCAATCAGCTCTTGCTCCTTCCTGTCCAGGAGTCTCTCGTAGCCTTCTCGCATGTCCTGTGTTTCAGTCTCCATTTGCTGCACCTTCCCTAAGGCCACCTGCAGTTCCTCACTAACTCTCTCATATGAGTGCTCGAGATTGTAATAGTGTGTCTCATCTGTTTTCAAACGACTTTGCAGCCTGTTCACCTCCCCATCTGCCTCACATAACTGGTTCTGCAGCTCCTGACAGCGACGGTCAAGCTGCTCTCTTTCCTCTTGaagtttttccacagcagataTTGTGCACGCCAGCTCCTCTTGAAGCTGCCGTTGAGCTTCCTCAATATCTCTGGTCCAGGCCTGGGTCTTATTTAGGCTCTCCACCTGCTGTTCAGCCCGATCCAGTCTCTGCTGAAGGTCTTGTGAGTGTTGCTCTGCCTGTGCCAGGCTGGCAGCCAAGCTCTTCCGTTCTCTGTCCTGACTTTCTTGAAGGAGCGTGAGGTGCTTCTGCAGACGAGCCTCTTTTTGAGCCTGCGCTTCCTCATTAGCATGAAGTTGAGTTGTGACCTCTTGGAGGTGTTTGTGTAAGCGATCAGCCTCCTGTTGGAGACTGTGGTAACTCTGCaactcctgctgcagctgtgtgaacCGTGACGCGgcctccctcctctgctcctcgcTGGCACTCAGCTGGGACTTCAGAGAGGCCATGCAGCGCTCCCACTCTATCTGCTGCTCATGAAACCACCGACGGTCTTGCTCTAGATGGGCTTGTGCGAGTGCTGTGGCATCACCCGTGACCAGCAACTGTGCTTGTTGAGCCAGGAGATCTACTCTTCGCCGTAGTTCAACTTCCCTGGCTTCCTCCTGGCCCCTCTTTTGAGCCTCCAGCTCAAAGCGGAGGTCTTGGTTTATCTTCTGCAGACGCTGTAAAGCCAATGCATGGTCCGAACATGAGTTTGAGGGAGGATCATTCTATGGGACAACAATGAGCTTTAATTAGGAAAAACTCTGCCATGCATACTGATATTATATCACAGAATATGGATACACTTTTTTCTCTGTGTACATTAATTACAGTGTACATGGAACTTGTTTTTACAGGGCATTGcctgaaaaatgacttaaactgGTGAATATCTAAATGTCTGAATGTCTTCTGTGTTTACCTGTGGATGAACCGTTTCCCATGAAtgactttctctctcttgtttGAGCTCATCCTGCAGATTCCTGTTTAGCTGCTGGAGTCGAGATagttctctctgtgtttgttccaGCTGCAGAGAAGTAgtaatgaaattgttacacTAAACAGGTATTCAAAtacaagtgtttttttcttgagGTAATCGACCTTATGGCAGAATTACATGCACATACTCAAACATAATCTTACCTCTTTGACAAGTTGTCCAGTTTGCTGCTCACAGTGCAATTTTTCTGCCTCCTTGTTGCACTCACAGGTGATATTATCGCTCTGAGGTGTGGTTTTAGTTTGCTCAGTTTCACTCTGTGTATTTGAAAATTCATTGAAACACTCAACATTCGACAGCATTGTTGTGGAAGTAGAGCTGTCATTTCCAGCTCCTTCTACGCATGATGATGCATCTGTCACACCTGGTGCACAGAACAAAGAAATGAATTTAACACTAGCATTGTACATGAGCAATGGATCTTGCTCTATCATTCGCTTCATGGCTGTTAAAAAGATCAGGAGTCATTGGAAAAAACACACCAGGTAAGATAACGCTACATTTGGCAATGGAACATACTGTGGCTAAGTTACatagttagttagctagctgGTGTTGGTGGTCACAAAAATTAAATGGTACTATGACAAACCTAAGACAAACTGCAGCTTTCTTGACTTGCAAAATTGTCATTTAAATTGACAAAACCGTATGTGTAATTTATAGCATAATTCATAAAGTATCAAAAAGTTATTTGCCACTTGCTGTTGACCATCGCacatattttttccaaaataaggTCCAATGGGGGACACCAGAAAGAGAGGTACTTCAGCTATCTATAAAGTGAGAATTTACATAACATTTCAGTTTGCTCCAGaaattttaaaatttcactTACTATTAAAAACCTCTgtgatggtgacattttttttgtctcagtttgttcatcaactcaccagtctgtgTGGTTGCAACAGGAAGACAGGAAGCACCTTCACCCTCCTCTACCTGCTGTGGACGACTAATGGGAGTCGGAGCAGAGGAGATGGAGGGTGAGACGGGGGAGGACTGATGAGAGGAGGAGATTGTGGACGTTGCAGAGCTTCCATCAGCAGAACTCTGCTCTGTCTCTGGCTGCAGTTTAGGCTCCTGCATTTTCTGCTGCTGATGTGTTTCCTCTGCACATCCTCTGACACTGGTTTTGTGCTCTTGAAAAAAGGTGTTTGAGCGTTCAGCTTTCTCCAGACCCTCAGCTGACTGTGAGTCTGTATGCTGCGATTTCTGTTGACTCTTCTGCTCTGAAAGGGAGCTGTAAGGAATGACAACAAAACATATtgagaaatgtattttaatctAATAACAGCCATAACACTGCTTGTGACGAGTAGAGGTACTTCAAGATGTAAACTGCTAATTGACACCAAGGTTGCAGCACTAAGGACAACTTTATTTACTTTGTGATGTCAGGTGGAGGACTGGGCCTCACATTCTTCAACACTGCCTGGACCCAGTTGCGTCTCATCCCAGAGGTCATAGCACAGAGTGTGTACACGCCATCTCTGGTCtgtggaaacataaatataacaCCTTAAAGGGGAATGTGGTGGATGTGCTGGCTTTAAGAAATGGTTTCTAGTCATATTTA
Protein-coding sequences here:
- the LOC125879662 gene encoding myosin heavy chain, muscle-like gives rise to the protein MNPELKRSAPDVSRSALPRYLGLKSLECRDVEASAIPDLLNFRKGWIMRQDASGQWQKHWCVLTDQILRFYKDSIAEEAADVEGEINLSTCFDIKDYPAQKNCGFQIHTRDGVYTLCAMTSGMRRNWVQAVLKNVRPSPPPDITNSLSEQKSQQKSQHTDSQSAEGLEKAERSNTFFQEHKTSVRGCAEETHQQQKMQEPKLQPETEQSSADGSSATSTISSSHQSSPVSPSISSAPTPISRPQQVEEGEGASCLPVATTQTGVTDASSCVEGAGNDSSTSTTMLSNVECFNEFSNTQSETEQTKTTPQSDNITCECNKEAEKLHCEQQTGQLVKELEQTQRELSRLQQLNRNLQDELKQERESHSWETVHPQNDPPSNSCSDHALALQRLQKINQDLRFELEAQKRGQEEAREVELRRRVDLLAQQAQLLVTGDATALAQAHLEQDRRWFHEQQIEWERCMASLKSQLSASEEQRREAASRFTQLQQELQSYHSLQQEADRLHKHLQEVTTQLHANEEAQAQKEARLQKHLTLLQESQDRERKSLAASLAQAEQHSQDLQQRLDRAEQQVESLNKTQAWTRDIEEAQRQLQEELACTISAVEKLQEEREQLDRRCQELQNQLCEADGEVNRLQSRLKTDETHYYNLEHSYERVSEELQVALGKVQQMETETQDMREGYERLLDRKEQELIEVLLKMEVLGNSLEETEVRLNNVLRSCICASSKLRDGSSGPKAGDQLSNSSNAVEHAGDDPERFMSVIHTLETKLYATEEKLRDIMQRLEEHHSHISCQDPHLCSQLTRSRATAQHLSLMLHSQAKQSQHFAQETENRCRMLVGRFQVALNIVQACRERLQAKPINITDFERQLATVAACLQQGEKDAEKQQRESHNASKGENKILNDEVLAGAESNTSAESKLTNTVHSEDNIGSVGRCLMREVFVVEKMVSVLQSQPGQLFLAPREDEGGLAHRYKSIISQRIALKTEKRTQSGRAECDNNGSLESVISRVCAEAELIYRALKFQQQYESMTQVNNQDMEDQRKSLADINPPELAPYKEQVGQGRSLEGAAKPVEKDESEVQKVEAEKAPEWLERLVSRLQKRAEFLRQLCQEISNDNGAEFSVDDNWENASAADLNWMQEQAKFIYLSDRLHSDLQQQQSEVLKDKLQALCKEQDITLKDEQAAFNHTLCQLQEDNSALREELECAEQKIISAETGNQRLLEDIRKIEDYHEERIKKLETEFQEKIRELQQIHEEEMKHLHGYYTKSSKEKQSKTHTEASAFSDHTSSLPDQTVMERKTMLEGRAVAMRGEYQKDLEKLEVSCDQSFTAMEEMHRQLIGDLQQQHQTEVATLLKEKDKLLQEETAATVAAIVAMRRAHKQELEKSRQSQHIKESADITKLQIEYEKELQLMHKELEALSVQHTQKCLENSQLSQELHDERQSLMQYQKENQELKNKQRETDEMSQLHFSLNGKQSHVAPQVNDFYEMEVILRAREAEMQFLRQEARSLREDLKIARMDKIYAQNKLKALYANSQDEPHHDLNKLCEDVKFATWSPGRDASGPSLKDSVTNTGNAAFLKKTEKSSLTHQIRGVRSKSLKEGLSIQERMKLFESF